A genomic region of Enterobacter hormaechei ATCC 49162 contains the following coding sequences:
- a CDS encoding TerC/Alx family metal homeostasis membrane protein, whose amino-acid sequence MSAAHLGFPTETVVVFVVMAIGAMFIDLFMHRHDKPISLKSAVMWSIFWVMMAMAFAGFLYVHHGAEMASLFLTGYALEEVLSVDNLFVMMAIFAWFGVPDKYRHRVLYWGVLGAIVFRGIFVAIGTSLLSLGPYVEVIFALVVGWTAVMMLKRNEESDEVEDYSGHLAYRLVKRFYPVWPKISSHAFILTQKEVDAELEKPENKDVMVGRVKKAKRYATPLLLCVAVVELSDVMFAFDSVPAIIAVSREPLIIYSAMMFAILGLRTLYFVLEALKQYLVHLEKAVVLLLFFVAFKLGLNATDHFWHHGYNIGATASLFVVLGVLALGIIASVMFPGKREA is encoded by the coding sequence CGGTTTCCCGACGGAAACCGTTGTTGTCTTTGTGGTGATGGCCATTGGGGCGATGTTTATCGACCTCTTCATGCACCGTCACGATAAGCCGATCTCGCTGAAAAGCGCGGTCATGTGGTCCATCTTCTGGGTCATGATGGCGATGGCCTTCGCCGGATTCTTATACGTGCACCACGGCGCGGAGATGGCCAGTCTGTTCCTGACCGGCTATGCGCTGGAAGAGGTTCTTTCCGTCGACAACCTGTTTGTGATGATGGCGATCTTCGCCTGGTTCGGCGTACCGGATAAATATCGTCACCGCGTGCTCTACTGGGGCGTGCTTGGGGCGATTGTGTTCCGCGGTATTTTTGTTGCAATCGGCACCAGCCTGCTGAGCCTGGGGCCGTATGTTGAGGTGATTTTTGCGCTGGTCGTCGGCTGGACGGCAGTGATGATGCTAAAGCGCAATGAAGAGAGCGATGAAGTAGAAGATTACTCCGGCCATCTGGCGTACCGCCTGGTGAAACGCTTCTACCCGGTGTGGCCAAAAATCAGCAGCCATGCGTTCATCCTGACCCAGAAAGAGGTGGATGCTGAGCTGGAGAAGCCTGAAAACAAGGATGTGATGGTGGGCCGCGTGAAAAAGGCGAAGCGTTACGCAACGCCGCTGCTGCTCTGCGTTGCGGTGGTGGAGCTGTCCGACGTGATGTTCGCCTTCGACTCCGTTCCCGCAATCATTGCCGTCAGCCGTGAGCCGCTGATTATCTACAGCGCCATGATGTTCGCCATTCTCGGCCTGCGTACTCTCTACTTCGTGCTGGAAGCGCTGAAACAGTACCTGGTGCATCTGGAAAAAGCGGTGGTGTTACTGCTGTTCTTCGTGGCGTTCAAGCTGGGGCTGAATGCGACCGACCACTTCTGGCATCACGGTTATAACATCGGTGCCACGGCAAGCCTGTTTGTGGTGCTGGGGGTGCTGGCGCTGGGGATCATTGCGAGCGTGATGTTCCCGGGGAAACGTGAGGCCTGA